In one Lachnospiraceae bacterium GAM79 genomic region, the following are encoded:
- a CDS encoding PDDEXK nuclease domain-containing protein, producing MPNDIVNYQEVIADIKGIISSGREVAYNAANKAMVLTYWHVGKRIVEQEQDGKERAKYGQALIEALADELTKEYGKSFSKRNLQYFRKFYLAFSDEQIVNTCVHNLNWSHFRALLRVPDENARLWYMNEAATEGWSVRTLDRNISTQYYYRLMQSPKKDAVIKEMIQKTTESQKNKFELLKSPIVAEFLGFKNEDSYIESDLESAILTHIRDFLMEMGKGFAFVARQQHIVTETEDYFIDLVFYNIELKCYVLIDLKMGKITHQDVGQIDMYVRMYDELKCKEGDNPTLGILLCAETDEDIARYSVLHDNDRLFMSKYLTYLPTKEQLKAEIDRQKEIFYMQHPTLSEKEK from the coding sequence ATGCCAAATGATATTGTGAACTATCAGGAGGTGATTGCCGATATAAAGGGAATTATTTCATCTGGTCGTGAAGTAGCTTATAATGCAGCCAATAAGGCTATGGTACTCACCTATTGGCATGTTGGTAAGCGTATTGTGGAGCAGGAGCAGGATGGAAAAGAAAGAGCAAAATATGGTCAGGCTTTAATTGAGGCATTGGCAGATGAACTTACAAAGGAATATGGAAAAAGTTTTTCAAAAAGAAATTTGCAATATTTTCGTAAATTTTATCTTGCTTTTTCTGATGAGCAAATTGTGAACACATGTGTTCACAATCTAAATTGGTCTCATTTTAGAGCACTTTTACGTGTGCCAGATGAAAATGCCAGGTTATGGTATATGAACGAAGCAGCAACAGAAGGTTGGAGCGTTAGAACTTTAGACAGAAATATCAGTACACAATATTATTACAGACTAATGCAGTCACCTAAAAAAGATGCAGTTATTAAAGAGATGATACAGAAAACAACGGAAAGTCAAAAAAATAAATTTGAACTTCTAAAAAGTCCCATTGTTGCAGAGTTTCTAGGCTTTAAAAATGAAGATTCTTATATTGAGAGTGATTTGGAGTCTGCAATTTTGACACATATCAGAGATTTCCTGATGGAGATGGGAAAGGGATTTGCTTTTGTTGCCAGACAGCAGCATATTGTTACTGAGACAGAAGATTATTTTATAGATCTTGTTTTCTATAATATTGAATTAAAATGTTATGTGCTTATTGATTTAAAAATGGGAAAAATTACACATCAGGATGTAGGACAGATTGATATGTATGTTCGTATGTATGATGAACTAAAATGTAAAGAGGGCGATAATCCTACACTTGGAATATTGCTTTGTGCGGAAACAGATGAGGATATAGCAAGGTATTCAGTATTGCATGATAATGACAGGCTTTTTATGTCAAAATATCTCACATATTTGCCGACAAAAGAGCAGTTGAAAGCAGAGATAGACAGGCAAAAGGAAATATTTTATATGCAGCATCCGACATTGTCTGAGAAAGAAAAATAA